The genome window TCATTCGAAAGCCTTTATTCGGGATATGCTGGGTAAATCGATCCATGAAGTCAGCGGCAGAGCAGGTAAATCGGCGATAGATTTTGGTGTTGTGATCGAGATATAGCTGGAAATCTATAATGTGGCATAGAATGGATGACCCTATACTCACTGATAGCACGCTTTATGATGAGAGTAGCCATGTCACTTTATGATTTTCCAGCTATACAGCCTGTTTATTGAGCGAATCGACTATGTCACTTTATGATTTTCTAGCTATAATTAAAAATCACTTTGTGGCCATCGTAATGCTCCAATCGAGACATGGCTAAAGGAGGACGTTTAATATAGCGGCCCAAATAGGAGACATTCTTTTTATGGTTTTTATTGGGTTTAGCGAAATGGACGATCCAAGTTTTTTGGTAATGAGAATCTAGCCAACGAGTAAAGCCAGAGTAAGTGGCGCCAATCGTTTGCAGGGATTCAGGAAATATGAGTTTGTCATAATGCTTTTGTAGTAAGTCGATAATGCCATAGCGCCCTCTTTTTTTAATGGATTGTTGCGGGAAATAAAGGGGTGTCCACAACCTGTGGTCTAGGGTTAATCCTCCGAGCGTGATCGATAAATGAACATGGGTATTCCACTTAAGATCTCGGCCAAAGGTATGGAGTGCGGTAAAAATACCAGGAGTAATGCCTTTATTTTTAGCGAATTTCAGCAGGGTATTAGCGGATAATCGACTGAGGTCGTTGAGTAAAAACCGGTTGAGTTTGAACAGCTCCCATAGTTCACCAGGCATCGTAAAGGTAATGTGTTGCCAAGGGGGATCGGGGAGAATGGTTTGCTGTTTTTGAATCCATTGCTCGGTGAGTTTTTTACCGCAGGTTGGGCAGAACCGGCCTTTACAGCTAAAGTAAATCCGTTTGGTATGACTACACTTATCGTTACTGCAGCGGAAAATAGCATACCCCCGGACGCTTAAGCCGCAACTGAGAATTTTAATAATATTATCAACAATGGCTGGGCGTAAGGTGTCCCGGTGCTGTTGGTAGAACAACCACCAGGTGCTCATCACGGTGAGCATGCGTTTGTAAGGGGAGGGAATGCGAATCGGTAAACCTCAACGGCGGTATAAAGTGAAGGTGGGGATGATAGCAGAAGGAAGGGATTACCCAATCGTGTTTAAAAAAGCCGCGCTAAGCAGTAGCGCCTACAGAAGAACACCAGTTAAATAGCCGCCGACGCAGTCGGCCTAACTTGAGTGTCAGTCGAAGTCATGAACCACACAGCCCTTAATATTCTTAAACAAGATGACACTTATAAAATTGGTATAAAAAATAAGAGGCTTTCTGCTGGTTGGGATCATGAGTATTTAATGAAGCTAGTTTGCTCCGTGTAAATTTATATGCGATTGCCCTGTAGCCAGAGTCCTGGGCATTAGCCGAAATACGGTCATTAAAAAAAAGGGTCTGAGCTACACACTGTTAATAATGAGCGGTTAGAACAATTAGAAAATCCCAGTGATACCAAGGTTAAGCTGGAAAAAGTATTGGTGGCAAAAGTCGATGAGATGTGGAGTTTTGTAAAGAAGAAAGGCAATCAGCGCTGGCTGTGGCATGCGATCGATGCCGTATCTGGCAATGTACTAGCGTATATACTCGATTCTCGCAAGGGTAAAGCCTTTATAAAGCTAAAATCATTATTGAAACCCTTCGGTATTAAACTATTTTGTACGGATGACTGGGGAACTTATAGCCATCATATTCCTAAAGAGAAGCACTTGATAGGTAAAAGAAATACCCGAAAAATTGAACGAAAACATTTAACATTGAGGGCTCGAATTAAACGCCTTACCAGAAAAACCATTTGCATTTCAAAGACCAATCAAATGCATGATCTTGTTATTGGGCTTTTTATTAATCGTTATGAATTTGGGCGAAACATTTGATAAAACACAGGTTTGAGTCACTGCCCAAATAGCTTATTTAACGGCTGATGCTCGATTGAAACGTTATTTGGCTGGTACTTCACTTTAGGCATTTGGAAAAATACACTTAATCCTACCAAGTTAAAAAAAGCATGGCCGGAACTCCAAAAGCCTATTCCGTGATCCACAATATAAAAATCAAACTGAATATTATACTAAAGCAGTTTAATTAAAAATTAAACTCTTAGAATTTTCTAATCACTATTGAAGTAGGTGATTTTGGGCTGAAAATAAAAAAATTATAAGTTAGTCGGCTATGGTTCAAGTAACTTGAGTGTAGTTGTGAAAGATAGTATCTACAAGCAGTAAAATATGGTTTTTGTAAGATGATGAATAACACAAATTGTGTAAAGATTAGTTTAAGTATATGGTCAAACTCAATTTTGTGGTGAACACTAGATGATATTGATTGTAAAACCTACAATGTAAGGATGACCGAGACCCATGACCAAAAAGACCAGAGATGAGCTAAAAGGACGTTTTATAACTGGGAGTATTCCTACTGAAAAGGATTTTTGTGATTTAATTGACTCAAATCTTAACCTGCTTGATACCAATACAACTGAAAGTGAAAACTTGATTGATTTTGGTAATAACGATGTGCAAGCAAGAGGCTTTATTGGTGATGGCTCTCGTTTAACTGGTATAAATGCAGGTCAGTTAACTTCTGGTCAGCTGGACTCTAGTGTATTGCCTTCAGCTACAAAAGCAGTAGAAGGTGTACTATTCATTGCAACACAGGATGAAGTTAATGAAGGTGTTGTCAATGATAAAGCGATAACAC of Spartinivicinus poritis contains these proteins:
- a CDS encoding IS91 family transposase, whose product is MSTWWLFYQQHRDTLRPAIVDNIIKILSCGLSVRGYAIFRCSNDKCSHTKRIYFSCKGRFCPTCGKKLTEQWIQKQQTILPDPPWQHITFTMPGELWELFKLNRFLLNDLSRLSANTLLKFAKNKGITPGIFTALHTFGRDLKWNTHVHLSITLGGLTLDHRLWTPLYFPQQSIKKRGRYGIIDLLQKHYDKLIFPESLQTIGATYSGFTRWLDSHYQKTWIVHFAKPNKNHKKNVSYLGRYIKRPPLAMSRLEHYDGHKVIFNYS